One window from the genome of Cyprinus carpio isolate SPL01 chromosome B1, ASM1834038v1, whole genome shotgun sequence encodes:
- the mgarpb gene encoding uncharacterized protein mgarpb isoform X1 encodes MMFCRAAWQRLAPLARKTLTPFSNAVFPTRQMSFGLPASGTNIAYVVLGGSSLTAALVYAYKTINSDSARYNERIAQFEARPKSEEGAVAEVASVAEAETTAAEVINAEAEQTPEPVEAATAIVEAVAADAEEPTAPVAEDVTAEAAAPIAETTVIPMSDLLSTVKILAGSTAEIAAASVGDQHLVATVRLAEENNSMETLNGLEVADVKAEVPAEVPERAVVEEAMRGRLNLKTEVKELEELPSSLHAVEENIVVEDDHVKSEADSPTVPESLASSEESLVTEMENILELEDSTSPVVMLSEDDTVSGAVELTSETVEEVGQKMEESTATETAHADLTAPPGDLEDSLQATGATEAAEVLLMEMVQDAVEKAKPVEASDEAVESGNVAMTMTQA; translated from the exons ATGATGTTCTGCAGAGCGGCTTGGCAAAGACTTGCGCCTCTGGCACGCAAAACGCTCACTCCTTTCAGCAATG CTGTATTTCCTACACGACAGATGTCTTTTGGTCTACCGGCGTCTGGCACAAACATAGCTTACGTGGTACTTGGTGGAAGCTCACTTACTGCTGCTcttgtttat GCTTATAAGACAATAAACTCTGACAGTGCAAGATATAATGAAAGAATTGCTCAATTCGAGGCCAGACCTAAAA GTGAGGAGG GAGCAGTTGCTGAGGTAGCCTCGGTAGCAGAAGCAGAAACCACAGCAGCTGAGGTGATTAATGCAGAGGCTGAACAGACCCCAGAACCTGTGGAGGCAGCAACTGCGATAGTAGAAGCAGTAGCAGCTGATGCTGAGGAACCTACTGCACCTGTTGCTGAGGATGTCACTGCTGAGGCTGCTGCTCCCATTGCTGAAACAACCG TTATCCCAATGTCTGACCTACTGAGCACTGTGAAAATCCTGGCTGGATCTACAGCAGAGATTGCAGCTGCTTCGGTCGGTGATCAGCACCTGGTGGCCACAGTGAGATTGGCTGAGGAAAATAATTCTATGGAGACCCTCAATGGGCTGGAGGTTGCTGATGTTAAAGCAGAGGTCCCAGCAGAAGTGCCTGAGCGAGCTGTGGTTGAGGAAGCTATGAGAGGTAGACTGAATCTGAAAACAGAAGTAAAAGAACTGGAGGAACTGCCATCATCACTTCATGCAGTAGAAGAAAATATTGTTGTGGAAGATGACCATGTCAAGTCTGAGGCAGACAGCCCTACTGTGCCTGAAAGCCTTGCTTCATCAGAGGAGTCCCTTGTTACAGAGATGGAGAACATTTTGGAATTAGAAGACTCAACAAGCCCTGTGGTGATGCTCTCAGAAGATGACACCGTCTCTGGAGCTGTAGAGCTGACATCAGAAACAGTTGAGGAAGTAGGTCAGAAAATGGAAGAATCAACTGCCACAGAAACAGCACATGCAGATCTCACAGCACCACCAGGAGACCTAGAGGACTCATTACAGGCTACAGGTGCAACAGAGGCTGCAGAAGTTCTTCTCATGGAAATGGTGCAGGATGCTGTGGAGAAAGCTAAACCTGTTGAGGCATCAGATGAAG CTGTTGAAAGTGGAAATGTTGCAATGACCATGACACAAGCCTGA
- the mgarpb gene encoding uncharacterized protein mgarpb isoform X2 gives MMFCRAAWQRLAPLARKTLTPFSNAVFPTRQMSFGLPASGTNIAYVVLGGSSLTAALVYAYKTINSDSARYNERIAQFEARPKRAVAEVASVAEAETTAAEVINAEAEQTPEPVEAATAIVEAVAADAEEPTAPVAEDVTAEAAAPIAETTVIPMSDLLSTVKILAGSTAEIAAASVGDQHLVATVRLAEENNSMETLNGLEVADVKAEVPAEVPERAVVEEAMRGRLNLKTEVKELEELPSSLHAVEENIVVEDDHVKSEADSPTVPESLASSEESLVTEMENILELEDSTSPVVMLSEDDTVSGAVELTSETVEEVGQKMEESTATETAHADLTAPPGDLEDSLQATGATEAAEVLLMEMVQDAVEKAKPVEASDEAVESGNVAMTMTQA, from the exons ATGATGTTCTGCAGAGCGGCTTGGCAAAGACTTGCGCCTCTGGCACGCAAAACGCTCACTCCTTTCAGCAATG CTGTATTTCCTACACGACAGATGTCTTTTGGTCTACCGGCGTCTGGCACAAACATAGCTTACGTGGTACTTGGTGGAAGCTCACTTACTGCTGCTcttgtttat GCTTATAAGACAATAAACTCTGACAGTGCAAGATATAATGAAAGAATTGCTCAATTCGAGGCCAGACCTAAAA GAGCAGTTGCTGAGGTAGCCTCGGTAGCAGAAGCAGAAACCACAGCAGCTGAGGTGATTAATGCAGAGGCTGAACAGACCCCAGAACCTGTGGAGGCAGCAACTGCGATAGTAGAAGCAGTAGCAGCTGATGCTGAGGAACCTACTGCACCTGTTGCTGAGGATGTCACTGCTGAGGCTGCTGCTCCCATTGCTGAAACAACCG TTATCCCAATGTCTGACCTACTGAGCACTGTGAAAATCCTGGCTGGATCTACAGCAGAGATTGCAGCTGCTTCGGTCGGTGATCAGCACCTGGTGGCCACAGTGAGATTGGCTGAGGAAAATAATTCTATGGAGACCCTCAATGGGCTGGAGGTTGCTGATGTTAAAGCAGAGGTCCCAGCAGAAGTGCCTGAGCGAGCTGTGGTTGAGGAAGCTATGAGAGGTAGACTGAATCTGAAAACAGAAGTAAAAGAACTGGAGGAACTGCCATCATCACTTCATGCAGTAGAAGAAAATATTGTTGTGGAAGATGACCATGTCAAGTCTGAGGCAGACAGCCCTACTGTGCCTGAAAGCCTTGCTTCATCAGAGGAGTCCCTTGTTACAGAGATGGAGAACATTTTGGAATTAGAAGACTCAACAAGCCCTGTGGTGATGCTCTCAGAAGATGACACCGTCTCTGGAGCTGTAGAGCTGACATCAGAAACAGTTGAGGAAGTAGGTCAGAAAATGGAAGAATCAACTGCCACAGAAACAGCACATGCAGATCTCACAGCACCACCAGGAGACCTAGAGGACTCATTACAGGCTACAGGTGCAACAGAGGCTGCAGAAGTTCTTCTCATGGAAATGGTGCAGGATGCTGTGGAGAAAGCTAAACCTGTTGAGGCATCAGATGAAG CTGTTGAAAGTGGAAATGTTGCAATGACCATGACACAAGCCTGA
- the LOC109045769 gene encoding histone PARylation factor 1 isoform X2, with protein MREEVEKLYKLRMPDDFFQFWEFCKVLNADCPQDALKETLGLRLVGPFDILSKKHKSSCASQPNFHLHWRYFYDPPEFQTIILGSVDTQHHMGYFRDLPDALPVFIGENEAKKGCTITQMGDNIFAAVLLFLQKKRMERGQQKNEAALDQLEDDLKQEAERLDLPMEQKTKAMKQREKKVVTKTFHGAGIVVPVDKNNVGYRELPETDASLKKICKAIAEAKDDEERMKAFAPIQEMITFVQFANDECDYGMGYELGIDLFCYGSHYFYKVVRHLLTMAYNLLKRGLFGEILEAHLTSRSQDNLDQLVAV; from the exons ATGAGAGAAGAAGTGGAAAAATTATACAAGCTACGCATGCCTGATGATTTTTTCCAGTTTTGGGAATTTTGCAAGGTTCTTAATGCTGACTGTCCACAAG ATGCCCTAAAAGAAACACTTGGGCTTCGGCTAGTTGGCCCGTTCGATATCCTGTCCAAAAAGCACAAAAGCTCATGTGCCTCTCAACCCAACTTTCACCTTCACTGGCGTTATTTCTATGATCCTCCAGAGTTTCAGACCATTATACTGGGCAGCGTAGACACCCAGCACCACATGGGCTACTTCAG AGATTTGCCTGATGCTTTGCCTGTGTTCATTGGGGAGAATGAAGCCAAAAAGGGCTGTACCATCACACAGATGGGGGACAACATCTTTGCAGCTGTTCT GCTGTTTTTGCAGAAGAAAAGGATGGAGAGGGGACAACAGAAGAACGAAGCTGCTTTAGACCAGTTAGAAGATGATTTAAAGCAAGAGGCAGAGAGGTTGGATTTGCCCATGGAGCAGAAAACTAAAGCTAtgaaacaaagagagaaaaag GTGGTCACAAAGACATTTCATGGTGCAGGAATTGTGGTTCCAGTGGATAAAAATAACGTTGGATATAGAGAATTGCCAGAAACTGATG CAAGTCTGAAGAAGATTTGCAAAGCGATTGCAGAGGCCAAAGATGATGAGGAGAGAATGAAAGCTTTTGCGCCCATCCAGGAAATGATCACCTTTGTTCAATTTGCCAATGATGAATGTGACTACGGCATGGGCTATGAGCTTGGGATAGATCTGTTCTGTTACGGCTCACAT TATTTCTATAAAGTGGTACGTCACCTGCTGACAATGGCATATAATCTGCTGAAGAGAGGTCTGTTTGGAGAGATACTGGAGGCGCACCTCACCAGCCGTTCCCAGGACAACCTTGACCAACTCGTTGCTGTCTGA
- the LOC109045769 gene encoding histone PARylation factor 1 isoform X1, translating to MAGRGKRKPKSLPQTETSNGEVKKAKEGQRDENTTVTEMREEVEKLYKLRMPDDFFQFWEFCKVLNADCPQDALKETLGLRLVGPFDILSKKHKSSCASQPNFHLHWRYFYDPPEFQTIILGSVDTQHHMGYFRDLPDALPVFIGENEAKKGCTITQMGDNIFAAVLLFLQKKRMERGQQKNEAALDQLEDDLKQEAERLDLPMEQKTKAMKQREKKVVTKTFHGAGIVVPVDKNNVGYRELPETDASLKKICKAIAEAKDDEERMKAFAPIQEMITFVQFANDECDYGMGYELGIDLFCYGSHYFYKVVRHLLTMAYNLLKRGLFGEILEAHLTSRSQDNLDQLVAV from the exons ATGGCGGGGCGCGGGAAAAGAAAACCCAAATCTTTGCCTCAG ACAGAAACCTCAAACGGGGAGGTGAAAAAAGCAAAAGAAGGGCAGAGGGACGAGAACACCACTGTCACAGAAATGAGAGAAGAAGTGGAAAAATTATACAAGCTACGCATGCCTGATGATTTTTTCCAGTTTTGGGAATTTTGCAAGGTTCTTAATGCTGACTGTCCACAAG ATGCCCTAAAAGAAACACTTGGGCTTCGGCTAGTTGGCCCGTTCGATATCCTGTCCAAAAAGCACAAAAGCTCATGTGCCTCTCAACCCAACTTTCACCTTCACTGGCGTTATTTCTATGATCCTCCAGAGTTTCAGACCATTATACTGGGCAGCGTAGACACCCAGCACCACATGGGCTACTTCAG AGATTTGCCTGATGCTTTGCCTGTGTTCATTGGGGAGAATGAAGCCAAAAAGGGCTGTACCATCACACAGATGGGGGACAACATCTTTGCAGCTGTTCT GCTGTTTTTGCAGAAGAAAAGGATGGAGAGGGGACAACAGAAGAACGAAGCTGCTTTAGACCAGTTAGAAGATGATTTAAAGCAAGAGGCAGAGAGGTTGGATTTGCCCATGGAGCAGAAAACTAAAGCTAtgaaacaaagagagaaaaag GTGGTCACAAAGACATTTCATGGTGCAGGAATTGTGGTTCCAGTGGATAAAAATAACGTTGGATATAGAGAATTGCCAGAAACTGATG CAAGTCTGAAGAAGATTTGCAAAGCGATTGCAGAGGCCAAAGATGATGAGGAGAGAATGAAAGCTTTTGCGCCCATCCAGGAAATGATCACCTTTGTTCAATTTGCCAATGATGAATGTGACTACGGCATGGGCTATGAGCTTGGGATAGATCTGTTCTGTTACGGCTCACAT TATTTCTATAAAGTGGTACGTCACCTGCTGACAATGGCATATAATCTGCTGAAGAGAGGTCTGTTTGGAGAGATACTGGAGGCGCACCTCACCAGCCGTTCCCAGGACAACCTTGACCAACTCGTTGCTGTCTGA